Proteins encoded by one window of Chroococcidiopsis sp. TS-821:
- the hemJ gene encoding protoporphyrinogen oxidase HemJ, which translates to MAYYWFKAFHLVGIVVWFAGLFYLVRLFIYHVEANEQPEPAQTILKNQYQLMEKRLYNIITTPGMLVTVAMAIGLISTEPEVLKEGWLHIKLLLVVLLIGYHHYCSRLMKQLAKNECRWSSQQLRALNEAPTVFLVAIVLLAVFKNNLPTDITAWGILAMIVAMAVAIQLYARKRRLDKEKLMTQPQE; encoded by the coding sequence ATGGCTTATTACTGGTTTAAAGCATTTCATCTTGTCGGTATTGTGGTTTGGTTTGCGGGATTGTTTTACTTAGTGCGCTTGTTTATTTATCACGTTGAGGCGAATGAACAACCCGAACCAGCGCAAACAATTCTCAAAAATCAGTACCAGCTGATGGAAAAACGGCTGTACAACATCATTACTACACCTGGAATGCTGGTAACGGTAGCAATGGCGATCGGGTTAATTAGCACGGAACCGGAAGTACTCAAAGAAGGTTGGCTACATATTAAACTGCTATTAGTTGTCTTATTGATCGGCTACCATCACTATTGCAGTCGCTTAATGAAGCAATTAGCAAAAAACGAGTGTCGCTGGAGTAGTCAACAGCTACGCGCTTTAAATGAAGCACCAACTGTGTTTCTTGTAGCAATCGTGTTACTAGCTGTATTCAAAAACAATTTACCCACAGATATTACAGCGTGGGGAATTTTAGCGATGATCGTGGCGATGGCAGTTGCGATTCAACTTTATGCGAGAAAGCGCAGACTTGACAAAGAAAAACTCATGACACAACCACAAGAGTAG
- a CDS encoding class I SAM-dependent RNA methyltransferase codes for MNFSYFATVQRGLEPVAAQELERLGAKEVRPDFTGVHFVGDRALLYRVNLWARTIFRVLVPVREFYCPNSDTLYQEIQKIAWDEYLQPNNTLAVTCTGGNQKLNHTHFTALQVKNAIVDQQRRKFGQRSSVEVQNPDISINVHIYQDHCTVSLDSSGTSLHRRGYRQAMGAAPLKETLAAALLEIVEWNSNLPLLDPLCGSGTLPIEAALKALNIAPGLFRQKFSLQNFPDFDSQLWQQLLKEAQNSRLSKLPAPIWGSDRDPHVLAQAHSNAQRCGIEHQIKFAQTELSHLEAPADRGILICNPPYGERLGDVKELGAFYKMLGDVFKQRFKGWTAFVLTGNKELAKKIGLKASRRIPVYNGALACTLLKYELY; via the coding sequence GTGAATTTTAGCTACTTTGCAACAGTGCAACGCGGACTAGAACCCGTTGCAGCGCAAGAATTAGAACGTTTAGGCGCAAAAGAAGTACGCCCTGACTTTACTGGAGTACATTTTGTTGGCGATCGCGCGCTACTATACCGCGTCAATCTTTGGGCAAGAACAATTTTTAGAGTTCTCGTACCCGTGCGGGAATTCTACTGCCCTAATTCAGATACTCTCTATCAAGAAATCCAAAAAATTGCCTGGGACGAGTACCTCCAGCCAAATAATACATTAGCCGTTACCTGCACAGGCGGCAATCAAAAACTCAACCACACGCACTTTACCGCGTTACAGGTCAAAAATGCGATCGTAGACCAACAGCGTCGCAAATTCGGTCAAAGATCGAGCGTTGAGGTGCAAAATCCTGATATATCGATCAATGTTCATATTTATCAAGACCACTGTACTGTGAGTTTAGACAGTTCCGGTACAAGTTTGCATCGACGCGGCTATCGCCAGGCGATGGGTGCTGCGCCCCTAAAGGAAACGCTTGCGGCTGCGCTTTTAGAAATTGTCGAATGGAATAGCAATTTGCCGTTGTTAGATCCATTATGCGGTTCAGGAACCTTACCAATTGAGGCAGCGTTAAAAGCATTGAATATCGCGCCGGGTTTATTTCGACAAAAATTCAGCTTGCAAAACTTTCCTGATTTTGATTCTCAATTATGGCAGCAGCTACTAAAAGAAGCGCAAAACAGTAGATTATCAAAACTACCAGCACCGATTTGGGGAAGCGATCGCGACCCTCATGTCTTAGCTCAAGCACATAGTAATGCTCAGCGCTGTGGTATTGAACATCAAATTAAGTTTGCTCAAACAGAATTGTCGCACCTTGAAGCGCCAGCAGATCGCGGCATTCTGATTTGTAATCCTCCTTATGGGGAACGTTTGGGAGATGTAAAAGAACTCGGTGCGTTTTATAAAATGCTTGGCGATGTGTTTAAGCAACGCTTCAAAGGCTGGACAGCGTTTGTTTTAACAGGTAACAAAGAACTAGCGAAAAAAATTGGATTGAAAGCATCGCGGCGCATTCCTGTCTACAACGGTGCTTTAGCGTGTACGTTACTCAAGTACGAACTGTATTAA
- the miaB gene encoding tRNA (N6-isopentenyl adenosine(37)-C2)-methylthiotransferase MiaB, which yields MTTFNRRYHITTFGCQMNKADSERMAGILEDMGFEWSEDPNQADLVLYNTCTIRDNAEQKVYSYLGKQAKRKHEQPELTLVVAGCVAQQEGESLLRRVPELDLVMGPQHANRLRDLLEQVFAGNQVVATEPIQIVEDITKPRRDSTVTAWVNVIYGCNERCTYCVVPNVRGVEQSRTPEAIRAEMVELGQQGFKEVTLLGQNIDAYGRDLPGTTPEGRHLHTLTDLLYYVHDVPGIERLRFATSHPRYFTERLIRACAQLPKVCEHFHIPFQSGDNEILKRMSRGYTQEKYRRIIETIRRYMPDASISADAIVGFPGETEAQFENTLKLVADIGFDHLNTAAYSPRPGTPAAVWDNQISEEVKSDRLQRLNHLVAIKAAERSQRYLGRIEEVLVEDQNPKDPTQVMGRTRGNRLTFFPGNIAELKGKLVQVKITEIRAFSLTGEVVRQPVTI from the coding sequence ATGACCACCTTTAACCGCCGCTACCACATTACTACTTTTGGCTGCCAGATGAACAAAGCCGACTCGGAACGCATGGCTGGTATTTTAGAAGACATGGGCTTTGAGTGGTCAGAAGATCCCAATCAAGCAGACTTAGTTCTTTACAATACTTGTACGATTCGAGATAACGCCGAGCAGAAGGTGTATTCTTACCTTGGCAAACAAGCAAAGCGCAAACACGAACAACCTGAATTAACCTTAGTCGTTGCTGGCTGCGTTGCGCAACAAGAAGGCGAGTCACTACTCAGAAGAGTTCCTGAACTCGATCTTGTTATGGGGCCCCAACACGCTAACCGCTTACGCGACTTACTAGAGCAAGTTTTTGCGGGAAATCAGGTAGTTGCTACTGAACCAATTCAAATCGTTGAAGATATTACGAAACCGCGCCGTGACAGTACAGTGACTGCTTGGGTTAATGTGATTTATGGTTGTAATGAACGCTGTACCTATTGTGTTGTTCCGAATGTACGCGGTGTAGAACAGTCGCGGACACCCGAAGCAATTCGCGCGGAAATGGTAGAACTAGGTCAGCAAGGTTTTAAAGAAGTCACGTTGCTAGGGCAAAACATTGACGCTTACGGACGCGATTTACCAGGAACGACACCAGAAGGACGCCACTTACACACGTTAACCGACTTGTTGTATTACGTGCATGATGTGCCAGGAATTGAACGTTTGCGGTTTGCAACGAGTCATCCGCGTTATTTTACAGAACGTTTGATTCGTGCGTGTGCACAGTTACCTAAGGTGTGCGAACACTTTCACATTCCTTTTCAATCAGGCGATAACGAAATTCTCAAACGAATGTCACGCGGCTACACGCAAGAGAAATATCGGCGGATTATTGAGACAATTCGGCGATATATGCCCGATGCCTCGATTAGTGCAGATGCCATTGTTGGTTTTCCTGGAGAAACGGAAGCACAGTTTGAAAATACGCTCAAACTTGTCGCGGATATTGGTTTTGACCACTTGAATACTGCTGCTTATTCGCCGCGCCCAGGTACGCCAGCTGCTGTGTGGGACAATCAAATCAGTGAAGAAGTCAAAAGCGATCGCCTTCAACGGCTCAATCACCTCGTTGCGATTAAAGCAGCCGAGCGTTCTCAGCGCTATCTTGGTCGCATTGAAGAAGTGCTAGTTGAAGACCAGAACCCCAAAGATCCAACGCAAGTTATGGGGCGCACGCGTGGCAATCGCCTAACGTTCTTTCCTGGTAATATTGCGGAACTTAAAGGTAAGCTAGTACAAGTAAAAATTACCGAAATCCGCGCTTTTAGCTTAACGGGTGAGGTTGTTCGGCAACCAGTCACAATTTAA
- a CDS encoding D-alanine--D-alanine ligase family protein has protein sequence MKKLRVGLLFGGRSGEHEVSISSARAIAQAIVSDPNRQKYELLPFYIQKDGCWLFGEHAQQVLASGTPLQINEPKAHLSIDNQTSLPIPASPYLPVCSSSSSSQVTDVDVWFPMLHGPNGEDGTIQGLLQLMQVPYVGSGVLGSAMGMDKIAMKMAFAQAGLPQVKYMPINRAQVWSNPCVFPKLCDQIEATLGYPCFVKPANLGSSVGIAKVRSRGELEAALDNAASYDRRIIVEAGVVARELECAVLGNDHPKASVVGEITFESDFYDYETKYTAGRAKLLIPAPVPESVAAAIQEMSLQAFAAVDAAGLARVDFFYIEATGEVLINEINTLPGFTATSMYPQMWEKSGVPFTELVDQLIQLALERHR, from the coding sequence ATGAAAAAATTGCGCGTAGGATTGCTATTTGGGGGTCGTTCAGGAGAACATGAAGTGTCGATTAGTTCGGCACGCGCGATCGCGCAAGCAATTGTATCAGATCCCAATCGACAAAAATACGAACTTTTGCCGTTTTATATTCAAAAGGATGGGTGCTGGCTTTTTGGAGAGCACGCGCAGCAGGTTCTTGCATCTGGTACTCCTCTCCAAATCAATGAACCAAAGGCACACTTATCAATTGATAACCAAACATCGCTTCCTATTCCGGCATCTCCTTATTTACCTGTTTGCTCTTCTTCATCTTCATCACAAGTTACTGATGTAGATGTCTGGTTTCCAATGCTTCACGGTCCAAATGGAGAAGATGGCACAATACAAGGGCTGTTGCAATTAATGCAGGTGCCTTACGTAGGCTCTGGAGTATTAGGCTCGGCTATGGGTATGGATAAAATCGCGATGAAAATGGCCTTTGCCCAAGCTGGATTGCCGCAAGTCAAGTATATGCCAATTAATCGCGCTCAGGTGTGGTCAAATCCTTGTGTTTTTCCCAAATTGTGCGACCAAATCGAAGCAACGCTTGGTTATCCGTGTTTTGTGAAACCGGCGAATTTAGGCTCTTCGGTCGGTATTGCAAAAGTGCGATCGCGCGGTGAACTAGAAGCAGCCCTTGATAACGCGGCTAGCTACGATCGGCGGATAATTGTCGAAGCAGGTGTCGTTGCCCGGGAACTAGAATGTGCGGTGTTGGGAAACGACCATCCTAAAGCGTCAGTTGTCGGAGAAATTACTTTTGAAAGCGATTTCTATGACTATGAAACAAAATATACTGCAGGTAGAGCCAAATTATTAATTCCTGCACCTGTACCCGAATCTGTTGCTGCGGCAATTCAAGAAATGTCATTACAAGCTTTTGCTGCAGTTGATGCGGCAGGCTTAGCACGAGTCGATTTCTTCTACATTGAAGCCACAGGAGAAGTTTTGATTAACGAGATCAACACGCTACCAGGCTTTACAGCAACAAGTATGTATCCACAAATGTGGGAAAAAAGTGGCGTGCCCTTCACGGAATTAGTCGATCAACTTATTCAGTTGGCATTAGAACGACATCGTTAA